From Waddliaceae bacterium, a single genomic window includes:
- a CDS encoding FtsQ-type POTRA domain-containing protein, with product MSYLKEKIPLAQALLVIVIATIAISGMTAAWWSYYLYNAKKNSTNPRYAITTIQQKSTTNEDLPTQYLAECLGISSDIVTNIYALDTEKAEEALMNSPAIKEARVTKEFTETLFVEYTMYTPYALLADVENTAIDDECTPFPITPYYTAKKLPKIYLGIDDEEKFSWKKPLTMKTVPLAIDIQKILMPYHLEGIFAVLCIDTSNAYNTSYGKREIVVTLHESGSERLLRLTSEEYQQQIQNYMLLRETLSEENVAIIDMRVPQLAFFKGM from the coding sequence ATGTCATATCTGAAAGAAAAAATACCTCTCGCACAGGCGCTGCTCGTCATCGTTATCGCTACGATAGCAATATCAGGGATGACAGCAGCATGGTGGTCGTATTACCTCTATAACGCCAAGAAAAATAGCACAAACCCACGCTATGCGATAACGACGATACAACAAAAAAGTACCACCAACGAAGACCTCCCGACACAATACCTCGCAGAATGTTTGGGGATATCTTCCGACATAGTAACGAATATATATGCCTTAGACACAGAAAAAGCCGAAGAAGCCCTCATGAATAGCCCAGCGATAAAAGAGGCTCGCGTCACCAAAGAATTCACCGAAACGCTCTTCGTAGAATATACCATGTATACACCATACGCGCTCCTCGCCGACGTAGAAAACACCGCCATCGACGACGAATGCACCCCATTCCCAATAACACCATACTATACGGCAAAAAAACTGCCGAAGATATACCTTGGCATCGACGACGAAGAAAAATTCTCCTGGAAAAAACCCCTTACAATGAAAACAGTGCCGCTCGCCATCGACATACAAAAAATCCTCATGCCATACCATCTAGAAGGCATCTTCGCCGTCCTATGCATAGACACCTCTAACGCATATAACACTAGCTACGGAAAACGCGAAATCGTTGTAACGCTCCATGAATCGGGATCAGAAAGACTATTGCGGCTCACCAGCGAAGAATATCAACAACAAATACAAAACTATATGCTGCTACGCGAAACCCTCTCCGAGGAAAACGTTGCCATCATCGATATGCGCGTGCCGCAACTCGCGTTTTTTAAAGGAATGTAA
- a CDS encoding divalent-cation tolerance protein CutA — protein sequence MKYIQIIWTCANIEEARSIASDLVENHYVACTTIIPKVESIYLWEGKMCHDDEVKVVMKTTSKHWEKVRDIIEEKSSYDTPQILRIDITDGNKKYLKWMEETL from the coding sequence ATGAAATATATACAGATAATATGGACGTGCGCAAATATCGAAGAAGCGCGAAGTATCGCGTCAGATCTCGTAGAAAATCACTATGTCGCCTGCACGACAATAATCCCTAAAGTCGAGTCAATATACCTCTGGGAAGGGAAAATGTGCCACGACGACGAAGTGAAAGTCGTCATGAAAACCACATCAAAACACTGGGAAAAAGTTCGCGATATCATCGAAGAAAAAAGCTCGTACGACACCCCGCAAATCCTACGCATCGATATCACCGACGGTAACAAAAAATACCTCAAATGGATGGAAGAAACTCTCTGA
- a CDS encoding J domain-containing protein: MTGFIKDIGRKLEHEIAGGLKYFSPGVQKTSISSGRMVLEKETVDGLFFAKNEYLEKSTMDFMFEYGILNLVSAICDPALRSVFLAKRVIKTAASLGTMILSPVSKISNKRLPQRMALPQASEAGMKLLSNVRHLSADVFEVIGVVVCRFFIALSNFMGILAPKTGVRAYKKISQTQVKVEKLAEVIAGDKNLSLLAEDLETMRSLLRDAKIIIDVEETISDDKSIVVATSSQESDNVSKVDASKIIHDIYYEISSIRNISDRRRVVRDYEKAVRLEGKCREAFSEVGDVLSDKIATIVIPQQQEKLRLLQQLGNIPEGTMPALPAEESEDKNSRLETRLKVFDDLRQEIKRATEQLQKQYDSRGIIKESIDSMYKQVAEFQQDYYYKEYEGVLLPNFRDIERILKHFDPVTSALCNIKDMYDFEYYVSRLKAASPEEAETIRDEVSNNFFRTILTKISKCSGVFEKCKRSWVPDSPVDEEPQEETMSRETALEILGVEEGTTAREIRTAYRRRAGKCHPDKSGGSEEAFLQLKEAYDLLANS, from the coding sequence ATGACAGGTTTTATAAAAGATATCGGTAGAAAGCTTGAACATGAAATAGCAGGAGGATTGAAATATTTCTCTCCTGGGGTGCAGAAAACGTCAATAAGCTCTGGAAGGATGGTGCTAGAGAAGGAGACAGTAGACGGCTTGTTTTTTGCAAAAAATGAGTACTTAGAAAAGTCGACAATGGATTTTATGTTTGAATATGGAATTCTGAATTTAGTTTCTGCCATTTGTGATCCAGCATTGCGCTCTGTTTTCTTGGCCAAGCGTGTCATTAAAACCGCAGCTTCATTAGGGACGATGATTTTGTCGCCCGTCTCTAAAATATCAAATAAACGTTTACCTCAGCGTATGGCTTTACCACAAGCTTCCGAGGCTGGCATGAAACTTTTAAGCAACGTACGACACCTTTCGGCCGATGTGTTTGAAGTGATAGGCGTCGTTGTTTGTCGATTTTTTATCGCCCTCTCAAATTTTATGGGCATTTTGGCTCCAAAAACTGGAGTGAGAGCTTATAAGAAAATATCACAGACACAAGTTAAGGTAGAAAAACTCGCCGAAGTTATCGCCGGCGATAAAAATTTATCGCTATTGGCAGAAGACTTAGAAACGATGCGTTCTCTGCTTCGAGACGCTAAAATTATCATAGATGTTGAAGAGACCATTTCAGACGACAAATCAATAGTTGTCGCGACTTCTTCCCAAGAAAGCGACAATGTTTCAAAAGTGGATGCATCTAAGATAATACATGATATTTATTACGAGATAAGTAGTATCAGAAACATATCTGACCGCCGTAGGGTAGTACGTGACTATGAAAAAGCGGTGAGACTTGAGGGAAAGTGCCGTGAAGCATTTTCAGAAGTCGGAGATGTCCTTTCCGATAAGATTGCAACGATAGTAATTCCACAACAGCAAGAAAAATTAAGGCTGTTGCAACAACTCGGTAATATTCCTGAAGGTACAATGCCGGCCCTTCCCGCTGAAGAGTCAGAAGACAAAAACAGCCGCCTAGAAACAAGACTGAAGGTTTTTGATGATCTGCGGCAGGAGATAAAGAGGGCCACAGAACAACTACAGAAGCAATATGACTCTCGTGGTATTATAAAGGAGAGTATAGACTCTATGTATAAGCAAGTCGCTGAATTTCAGCAGGATTATTATTATAAAGAGTACGAAGGAGTTCTCCTGCCTAATTTTCGTGATATAGAGAGAATTCTCAAGCACTTTGACCCTGTAACCAGCGCGCTTTGTAATATCAAAGATATGTATGATTTTGAATATTACGTCAGCAGGCTCAAAGCGGCCTCGCCAGAAGAAGCGGAAACCATTCGTGATGAAGTTTCGAACAACTTTTTTAGGACAATATTGACAAAGATTAGCAAATGCTCCGGGGTGTTTGAAAAATGCAAAAGAAGCTGGGTTCCCGATTCACCCGTTGATGAAGAACCTCAAGAGGAGACAATGTCTCGAGAGACGGCGCTGGAGATCTTAGGTGTAGAAGAAGGCACGACAGCGAGAGAAATAAGAACGGCCTATCGTCGTCGTGCTGGTAAATGCCACCCCGACAAGTCAGGCGGGAGCGAAGAAGCCTTTTTACAGCTCAAAGAAGCATACGATTTGCTAGCTAATAGTTAA
- a CDS encoding DUF2608 domain-containing protein — protein MEKNRVYQIMSLDEVNVDALPENSCIALDLDSTVIETKSHIGSEEWEMHLYRSYLSQGFSDAAALRLACKAWGILQHKVDVKAVEEHAPDTIYRWREKHDVIGLTARCHELKEATHRQLCSVGIDFSFGDVEKNVHEMPRADFYRGVLYCGDCDKGTAFRRFLETSELRYPHIAFVDDKASNLSILETIFAPHFTGYHFTGCEHKKALFNISTADIELLKLCNEDVAFSEEIKELFSSR, from the coding sequence ATGGAAAAGAATCGAGTATATCAGATAATGTCGTTAGACGAAGTCAACGTCGACGCCCTTCCCGAAAACTCTTGTATCGCTTTAGACCTCGACAGCACTGTCATCGAGACGAAATCTCATATTGGCAGTGAAGAATGGGAGATGCATCTATATCGGTCGTATTTGTCACAAGGTTTTTCCGACGCCGCCGCTTTGCGCCTTGCGTGTAAGGCGTGGGGGATATTGCAGCATAAGGTTGACGTCAAAGCCGTCGAAGAGCATGCCCCTGACACCATATACCGATGGAGAGAAAAACATGACGTCATAGGATTGACGGCGCGTTGTCATGAGCTAAAGGAGGCAACACATCGTCAGCTTTGCAGTGTCGGGATCGACTTCTCTTTCGGCGACGTCGAGAAAAATGTCCACGAAATGCCTAGAGCAGACTTCTATCGTGGCGTATTATATTGTGGTGACTGCGACAAAGGCACGGCTTTTCGGAGGTTTTTGGAGACAAGTGAGCTGCGATATCCTCATATTGCTTTTGTCGACGACAAAGCTTCGAACCTTTCTATCTTGGAAACGATCTTTGCTCCTCATTTCACCGGCTATCATTTTACCGGTTGCGAGCACAAAAAAGCCCTCTTCAACATATCCACGGCGGACATAGAGCTTCTAAAGCTATGCAATGAAGATGTCGCCTTCTCCGAAGAGATTAAAGAGCTTTTTTCCTCTCGTTAA
- a CDS encoding glutamine synthetase translates to MLCKNANDVKNIVKKRNIKFIQFWFTDILGVLKSFSITPDELEEGLTEGMGFDGSSIEGFARIEESDMIAMPDPTTFQIIPWDNSGNTVAYMFCDILRPDGSPYEGDCRYIFKKALKKAADRGYTFYTGPELEYFYFKDSSGVEPLDKAGYFDSQSADFGEGLREKTISALQSMGIQVEYSHHEVAPSQHEIDLRYKEGLLMADTTMTYRMVVKEIARQNGVYATFMPKPIFGENGNGMHVHQSLFKGAKNAFYDHDDEYHLSDTARHYIAGLLRHAPEITAITNQWVNSYKRLVPGYEAPVYVSWARRNRSTLVRVPLYKPDKETATRVEFRSPDPACNPYLAFAVMLGAGMKGIDEKYELPEPVERNIFTMNPSEHEEHNITNLPDSLYAAIKETEKSSLVKEILGEHIFNKFLENKNIEWDRYSTHVSKFELENSLPRL, encoded by the coding sequence TGATGTAAAAAATATTGTAAAAAAGAGAAATATCAAGTTCATCCAATTTTGGTTCACCGATATTCTTGGTGTTTTGAAGAGTTTTTCCATTACTCCTGACGAGCTAGAAGAAGGTCTTACTGAAGGTATGGGTTTCGACGGTTCATCTATTGAGGGTTTTGCTCGTATTGAAGAAAGCGATATGATAGCGATGCCTGACCCCACGACTTTTCAGATTATCCCTTGGGACAACAGCGGAAATACTGTTGCGTATATGTTTTGTGACATCTTACGTCCTGACGGTTCTCCTTATGAGGGCGATTGCAGATATATTTTCAAGAAAGCCCTAAAGAAGGCTGCTGACCGGGGATACACTTTTTATACTGGCCCTGAGCTTGAATATTTTTATTTCAAAGACAGCAGCGGTGTTGAGCCTCTTGATAAGGCGGGGTATTTTGATTCGCAGTCTGCAGATTTTGGCGAGGGTCTCCGTGAGAAGACAATTTCCGCTCTACAGTCTATGGGTATTCAGGTGGAATACAGTCATCATGAGGTTGCTCCTAGCCAGCATGAGATTGACTTGCGTTATAAGGAAGGCTTGCTTATGGCCGACACCACCATGACATATCGTATGGTTGTGAAGGAGATCGCCCGTCAGAACGGTGTATATGCTACTTTTATGCCGAAGCCAATTTTCGGTGAGAACGGCAATGGCATGCATGTACATCAATCACTTTTTAAGGGGGCGAAGAACGCGTTCTACGACCATGACGACGAGTATCATCTTTCTGATACTGCCAGGCATTATATTGCTGGTCTTCTAAGGCATGCTCCAGAGATAACAGCTATCACGAACCAGTGGGTCAACTCTTATAAGCGCCTTGTTCCTGGTTATGAAGCTCCTGTTTATGTTTCGTGGGCGAGGCGAAACAGGTCTACCTTGGTAAGGGTGCCTTTATACAAGCCTGACAAGGAAACTGCTACGAGGGTAGAGTTCCGTTCTCCTGACCCTGCGTGCAACCCATATCTTGCTTTTGCTGTGATGTTGGGGGCAGGGATGAAGGGCATAGATGAGAAGTACGAGCTTCCTGAGCCTGTTGAGCGCAACATTTTTACGATGAATCCTAGCGAGCATGAAGAACACAATATCACAAATCTTCCGGACAGTCTTTATGCTGCCATCAAGGAGACGGAGAAAAGTTCTTTGGTTAAAGAGATTTTGGGAGAGCATATTTTCAACAAATTCCTTGAGAACAAGAACATCGAATGGGATCGTTACAGCACCCATGTCAGCAAGTTTGAGCTCGAAAATTCTCTTCCTAGATTATAA